From Aspergillus chevalieri M1 DNA, chromosome 4, nearly complete sequence, a single genomic window includes:
- a CDS encoding uncharacterized protein (InterPro:IPR035992), producing MDYQILSASSTAKTKDNWVGPGIYRLTSAVHDGKYLAVDDHNNLVVASGSQENNDPKQQWQIAYAGKMNLKGDSKEAFVTEFFLINVKTGSYLIDDDNDSLTMGVSPPTFNGKTRWILVNRRITEKNQAFDDRYIRKNTKDAKELACNGTEKAEAAKALACNGTAINFIDYVKDEPSNDCQWHIVDNIAE from the exons ATGGATTACCAGATCCTATCGGCATCATCCACGGCCAAAACAAAGGACAACTGGGTGGGACCTGGTATCTACAGATTGACGTCTGCGGTACACGATGGGAAATATCTCGCAGTCGATGATCACAACAACTTGGTTGTTGCCAG TGGTTCACAAGAGAACAACGACCCAAAGCAGCAGTGGCAGATTGCTTATGCCGGCAAAATGAATCTCAAAGGTGATTCCAAGGAGGCTTTTGTCACCGAATTCTTCCTCATAAATGTCAAAACAGGCAGCTACTTGATTGATG ATGATAACGATAGCCTTACTATGGGCGTGTCGCCTCCAACGTTTAACGGAAAGACAAGATGGATCCTTGTCAATCGACGAATTACAGAAAAGAATCAGGCATTTGACGATAGATACAT AAGGAAAAACACCAAGGATGCAAAGGAACTGGCTTGCAATGGTACCGAAAAGGCCGAGGCTGCAAAGGCACTGGCTTGCAATGGTACCGCAATTAACTTTATCGACTATGTTAAAGACGAGCCGAGTAATGACTGTCAATGGCATATCGTCGACAATATTGCAGAGTGA
- a CDS encoding tyrosinase family protein (COG:S;~EggNog:ENOG410PUZ1;~InterPro:IPR008922,IPR002227;~PFAM:PF00264;~go_function: GO:0016491 - oxidoreductase activity [Evidence IEA]), with protein sequence MTLTRRSITEVAKNPGQLDKLIHAFRKIQEADPGEPGNPNLKSFYVIAGLHGQPFRGAGYANSAWWGGYCHHGNVLFPTWHRAYLFHLERALQAVPGCQDVALPYWDEMEDELPEIFLRPKYKFTNEAYGTAPIDNPLHSYVLQQGFFDKLARYVKSEGNDEPKLQDYGKHTGYRTVRCPYSGLVGKDDLKETIQHNWMVDAMGMGYADKVLNENVKRWLHSGVIPGRDQWDSGYVGAKMDYQRSLEAPNYTVFSNITSAGRWNDDNISHVSSPDYRPQNLNKYVSPLERPHNSMHLAVGGHDFPDLKENEVRFKAANGDMGENDTAGFDPIFFFHHCFVDKVFWSWQEYNRKKIEVIPDYPGTSSVDEQGPTPKMVADSALDENTPLYPFKEDPVEDYGRYLTSVVSNFERKSFSVTLRTLTRACNDQDVASTRRLGYIIIII encoded by the coding sequence ATGACTTTGACGCGCAGGTCTATCACTGAGGTTGCCAAAAATCCAGGTCAGCTAGACAAGCTCATCCATGCGTTCCGCAAAATCCAGGAGGCCGATCCTGGCGAGCCAGGAAATCCCAACCTCAAATCATTCTATGTAATTGCCGGTCTGCATGGCCAGCCCTTCCGAGGTGCGGGCTACGCGAACTCAGCATGGTGGGGCGGGTATTGCCACCATGGCAATGTCCTATTTCCCACCTGGCATCGAGCATACCTTTTTCACTTGGAGAGAGCGCTACAGGCCGTTCCCGGCTGTCAGGATGTGGCATTACCATATTGGGATGAGATGGAGGATGAGTTGCCCGAAATTTTCTTGCGTCCAAAATACAAGTTTACCAATGAAGCATACGGAACAGCTCCAATTGACAATCCGCTTCATTCGTACGTACTTCAACAAGGGTTCTTCGATAAGCTGGCAAGATACGTGAAGTCCGAAGGGAACGACGAGCCGAAGTTACAGGACTATGGAAAACACACGGGCTACCGAACCGTCCGTTGTCCGTACTCCGGCCTTGTCGGAAAGGATGATCTCAAAGAAACCATCCAGCATAACTGGATGGTGGACGCCATGGGTATGGGATACGCTGACAAGGTATTGAATGAGAACGTCAAACGTTGGCTCCACAGTGGTGTCATACCGGGTCGCGATCAATGGGACAGCGGATACGTGGGTGCGAAAATGGACTACCAGAGATCATTGGAAGCTCCTAATTACACTGTCTTCTCAAACATCACGTCAGCTGGCCGGTGGAATGATGACAACATCAGTCACGTCAGTTCTCCCGACTACAGACCGCAAAACCTGAACAAGTATGTGTCTCCTTTGGAACGCCCGCATAACTCGATGCATCTTGCAGTTGGTGGCCACGACTTTCCTGATTTGAAGGAAAACGAAGTCCGATTTAAGGCTGCCAATGGTGATATGGGAGAGAATGACACGGCAGGTTTTGATCCaatcttctttttccatCACTGCTTCGTCGACAAGGTCTTCTGGAGCTGGCAGGAGTATAATCGGAAGAAGATTGAGGTCATTCCCGATTATCCTGGGACAAGTTCAGTGGATGAGCAGGGCCCAACTCCGAAGATGGTTGCAGACTCTGCGCTAGATGAGAACACACCTTTGTATCCATTCAAAGAAGACCCGGTAGAAGATTATGGACGCTATTTGACATCCGTGGTGAGTAATTTCGAGCGAAAGTCTTTCTCGGTGACACTCCGGACGCTGACGAGAGCTTGCAATGACCAGGACGTGGCAAGTACTAGACGTTTGGGctatattattattattatttaa
- a CDS encoding NUDIX hydrolase (COG:L;~EggNog:ENOG410PS5H;~InterPro:IPR020476,IPR000086,IPR015797;~PFAM:PF00293;~go_function: GO:0016787 - hydrolase activity [Evidence IEA]), with translation MDPPTAAQQSLRAYDIAPALESYEIPVDTYISQNSSDQLVGVLGTAVIIHQDRVLLIQRVADDDYPDLWEVPGGVADDGETIIECVVRELREETSLRASAISTMLGEFEWEDSIPVSSSHPRRGKWKIFTFLVVVDGLNEDHLDITLDSREHKAFLWVTDKEVGSDLCGDVTLDWISLNQKEAILTAFKKVSTAV, from the coding sequence ATGGATCCTCCCACAGCCGCTCAACAATCTCTACGCGCATACGATATTGCTCCAGCACTTGAATCCTACGAAATTCCTGTGGACACCTATATATCGCAGAACTCTTCTGACCAACTCGTTGGCGTCCTCGGCACAGCCGTAATAATTCATCAAGACCGAGTGCTACTCATACAACGTGTGGCTGACGACGATTACCCTGATCTATGGGAGGTACCTGGTGGTGTGGCAGACGATGGTGAAACAATCATTGAATGCGTTGTCCGTGAGCTCAGAGAGGAAACTAGTCTACGGGCATCAGCTATTTCGACCATGCTTGGCGAGTTTGAATGGGAGGATAGCATTCCCGTGTCCAGCAGTCATCCTAGAAGGGGCAAATGGAAGATATTTACATTCCTGGTAGTGGTCGATGGCTTGAATGAGGATCATTTGGATATCACACTTGATTCAAGGGAGCATAAGGCATTTCTATGGGTGACAGACAAGGAGGTTGGGAGTGATTTGTGTGGGGATGTCACATTAGATTGGATCTCATTGAATCAGAAAGAAGCTATTCTGACAGCTTTCAAAAAAGTTAGCACTGCTGTCTAA
- a CDS encoding uncharacterized protein (COG:I;~EggNog:ENOG410Q2JU;~InterPro:IPR001171;~TransMembrane:1 (o140-159i);~go_component: GO:0016020 - membrane [Evidence IEA];~go_function: GO:0016628 - oxidoreductase activity, acting on the CH-CH group of donors, NAD or NADP as acceptor [Evidence IEA];~go_process: GO:0016126 - sterol biosynthetic process [Evidence IEA]), whose translation MGVRYCIASMFSVDTECPNRDLRELAAGDTTDNVIYDFYIVRELNPRVTLPFFWEIDIKTWCEVCPSLTGWILLDLAFIAQQYRNYSYISDSIVFTTAHPDQDGHYHDGLGFMLSFGDLAWVPFLYSTQCRYPAAYPVHLGWTRIAAVSAIFILGIYIFKAANNQKHTFRTQPNHPAVAKFS comes from the exons ATGGGCGTCCGCTATTGTATCGCTTCAATG TTTAGTGTAGACACGGAATGTCCCAACCGGGATCTTCGCGAGTTAGCTGCCGGAGATACCACGGATAATGTAATCTATGATTTCTACATTGTCCGCGAGCTAAACCCCCGCGTCACTTTGCCATTTTTTTGGGAAATCGACATCAAGACCTGGTGCGAAGTCTGTCCCAGTCTGACTGGGTGGATCCTGCTGGATCTGGCCTTCATCGCCCAGCAATACCGCAACTACAGCTACATCTCCGACAGCATTGTCTTCACGACGGCC CATCCCGACCAGGATGGACATTACCACGACGGATTGGGCTTCATGCTCTCCTTCGGCGATCTCGCCTGGGTTCCGTTCCTGTACTCCACCCAGTGCCGCTACCCCGCCGCCTACCCCGTGCATCTGGGCTGGACGCGGATTGCGGCAGTGAGTGCCATCTTTATTCTCGGCATCTATATCTTCAAGGCCGCCAATAACCAGAAGCACACGTTCCGGACCCAGCCTAACCACCCTGCGGTGGCTAAATTTTCCTAG
- a CDS encoding 5'-methylthioadenosine/S-adenosylhomocysteine nucleosidase family protein (COG:F;~EggNog:ENOG410PMHQ;~InterPro:IPR000845,IPR035994;~PFAM:PF01048;~go_function: GO:0003824 - catalytic activity [Evidence IEA];~go_process: GO:0009116 - nucleoside metabolic process [Evidence IEA]), giving the protein MAIELRTHIDYTVGWVCALPKELIAAAAMLDETHQDLPRQPNDHNSYTLGRVGVHNVVVACLPKGEIGNNNAATVAARMTSTFPSIKFGLMVGIGGGVPKSVRLGDVVVSTPTDEFGGVVQWDFGKAQQEGIFKRTGALNRPPTELLSALTKIEKEHTMKGSKIPQYLKDLETNWPRLAPKYTRSELLKDVLFKADCKHIENINTEESQEKYDDGEEDEEDEEEEEGNYCIHCDQTKIVRRKPRDMRVHYGLIASGNLVVKDAPFRDKINKTLGGKVLCFEMEAAGLMNDFPCLVIRGICDYADAHKNKNWQEHAAAVAAAFAKELLLLVPAQEVGQMPTIKLNAKNVFSLQC; this is encoded by the exons ATGGCTATTGAGCTTCGAACTCATATTGACTACACTGTGGGATGGGTTTGCGCGCTGCCTAAGGAATTGATTGCTGCAGCGGCAATGCTCGATGAAACACACCAAGACCTCCCCAGGCAACCTAATGACCATAATTCTTATACTCTCGGGCGTGTGGGGGTGCATAATGTTGTAGTGGCGTGTTTGCCAAAAGGCGAAATCGGCAACAATAATGCAGCAACGGTCGCAGCTCGGATGACCTCTACTTTCCCATCGATTAAATTTGGCCTGATGGTCGGTATCGGTGGCGGAGTGCCAAAGTCTGTCAGGTTAGGTGATGTGGTAGTCAGCACCCCCACAGACGAGTTTGGCGGAGTAGTACAGTGGGATTTTGGCAAAGCTCAACAGGAGGGTATTTTCAAACGCACAGGAGCATTGAACCGTCCTCCTACGGAGCTACTCTCTGCGCTGACGAAAATTGAGAAGGAGCATACAATGAAAGGTTCTAAGATACCACAGTATCTTAAGGACCTAGAGACCAACTGGCCCAGACTTGCGCCGAAGTACACCAGGTCTGAGTTATTAAAAGATGTCCTCTTTAAAGCAGATTGCAAACATATTGAGAACATCAACACTGAGGAGAGCCAAGAGAAatatgatgatggtgaagaagatgaagaagatgaagaggaagaagagggaaaTTATTGCATTCACTGTGATCAAACCAAAATTGTCCGCAGAAAACCGCGGGACATGCGCGTGCATTATGGCCTTATTGCATCTGGCAACCTGGTGGTCAAAGATGCGCCGTTTCGGGACAAGATCAACAAGACACTTGGTGGAAAAGTTCTCTGCTTTGAGATGGAGGCGGCAGGTCTGATGAATGACTTTCCATGCCTTGTTATCCGAGGTATCTGTGACTACGCAGACGCGCATAAGAACAAGAACTGGCAGGAACATGCAGCGGCTGTTGCAGCAGCATTTGCCAAGGAGCTTCTCTTGTTGGTACCAGCGCAGGAGGTGGGCCAAATGCCTACAATCAAAC TTAACGCAAAGAATGTATTCAGTCTTCAGTGCTAA
- a CDS encoding uncharacterized protein (COG:S;~EggNog:ENOG410PYU2), which produces MATILTVCTAQVPANVINHFLKESLQGSPYAFDLFCILQTTNQTEVDRKGTKSDIQDFASDFQDKTEDEVRHLIREWIERNGRSGGISNRWITVLDSKSMEDETLLIYYATKKSYWDKTHEQPGVDASIPGHARVCEDGYIWWKWRVPFRFAFYFWNSITSCGMEALELYCRPGYLRADGSVDMDTCSKIIDGDIEDPMGRM; this is translated from the exons ATGGCTACAATTCTAACCGTCTGCACCGCTCAGGTGCCTGCAAAC GTCATAAACCACTTCCTAAAAGAAAGCCTGCAAGGCTCCCCATACGCCTTCGATCTTTTTTGCATCCTCCAAACAACAAACCAAACAGAAGTTGACAGAAAGGGCACCAAATCAGACATTCAGGATTTCGCCAGCGACTTCCAAGACAAAacagaagatgaagtccGTCATCTCATCCGCGAATGGATTGAAAGAAATGGTCGATCCGGAGGTATCTCTAATCGTTGGATTACTGTTCTAGACAGCAAGTCTATGGAGGATGAGACACTTCTGATATATTATGCTACAAAGAAGTCATACTGGGACAAAACGCATGAGCAACCGGGTGTGGATGCCAGTATCCCTGGCCATGCTAGGGTCTGCGAGGATGGGTATATCTGGTGGAAGTGGCGGGTGCCATTCCGATTTGCGTTTTATTTCTGGAACTCCATCACTAGTTGTGGTATGGAGGCGTTGGAGTTGTATTGTCGGCCTGGGTATCTTCGTGCTGATGGGTCTGTAGATATGGATACTTGCAGTAAGATTATTGATGGAGATATTGAGGACCCAATGGGCAGGATGTAA
- a CDS encoding ankyrin repeat domain-containing protein (COG:M;~EggNog:ENOG410PJJV;~InterPro:IPR002110,IPR036770,IPR020683;~PFAM:PF13857,PF12796,PF00023,PF13637,PF13606;~SECRETED:SignalP(1-21);~go_function: GO:0005515 - protein binding [Evidence IEA]), whose translation MTGLHLAAYFGLWNLASILLGKNHDIEFEDKDGRTPLSFAAGNGQEAVVKLLLEENANVESEDKDGRTPLSFAAGNGREAVVKLLLQQNANVESEDKYGRAPLSFAAGNGQEAVVKLLLEKNANVESEVKDGRTPLSFAAEYGREAVVKLLLEKDANVESKDKDGRTPLLGAAGNGREAVVKLLLEKDANVESADKYGRTPLSYAASKGHEAVVKLLLEKDANVESAVKDGQTPLFVAARLRQEAVVKLLLEKDVNLKIKMAGLRSLLQLRMGMRQL comes from the coding sequence ATGACAGGTCTGCACCTTGCAGCATATTTCGGACTTTGGAACCTCGCGTCCATTCTGCTTGGCaagaatcatgatattgaaTTTGAGGATAAAGATGGCCGGACTCCGctctcatttgcagctgGGAATGGGCAGgaggcagtggtgaagctgctgcttgaggAGAATGCCAATGTCGAATCTGAAGATAAAGATGGCCGGACCCCGctctcatttgcagctgGGAATGGGCGGgaggcagtggtgaagctTCTGCTTCAGCAGAATGCCAATGTTGAATCGGAAGATAAATATGGCCGGGCCCCGctctcatttgcagctgGGAATGGGCAGgaggcagtggtgaagctACTGCTTGAGAAGAACGCCAATGTCGAATCTGAAGTTAAAGATGGCCGGACCCCGctctcatttgcagctgAGTATGGGCGGgaggcagtggtgaagctgctgcttgagaAGGATGCCAATGTCGAATCTAAAGATAAAGATGGCCGGACTCCGCTCTTGGGTGCAGCTGGGAATGGGCGGGAGGCAGTGGtcaagctgctgcttgagaAGGATGCCAATGTCGAATCTGCAGATAAATATGGCCGGACCCCGCTCTCATATGCAGCCTCGAAAGGGCATgaggcagtggtgaagctCCTGCTTGAGAAGGATGCCAATGTCGAATCTGCAGTTAAAGATGGCCAGACCCCGCTTTTTGTTGCAGCCCGGCTGCGGCAGgaggcagtggtgaagctTCTGCTTGAGAAGGATGTCAATCTGAAGATAAAGATGGCTGGACTCCGCTCTTTGTTGCAGCTTCGAATGGGCATGAGGCAGTtgtga
- a CDS encoding uncharacterized protein (COG:H;~EggNog:ENOG410PMIX;~InterPro:IPR036371,IPR036759,IPR007373,IPR016966, IPR007371,IPR006282;~PFAM:PF04263,PF04265;~go_function: GO:0004788 - thiamine diphosphokinase activity [Evidence IEA];~go_function: GO:0005524 - ATP binding [Evidence IEA];~go_function: GO:0030975 - thiamine binding [Evidence IEA];~go_process: GO:0006772 - thiamine metabolic process [Evidence IEA];~go_process: GO:0009229 - thiamine diphosphate biosynthetic process [Evidence IEA]), which produces MTASFEWRLIDILHDAESQRPNNTEFALIVLNQPLRAGRLFESLWRNAQVRVAADGGANRLYDLLQSTQYHLQDQDVGLDAIVGDLDSLRLPAKQYFTSLDKPARVICEPDQNFYDLDKALSWVRSNYAANMDVAILGDFGGRVDHGLRQIHYLYVFQPGPAYADGRVFLITSQNLSILLKPGHHQILVQEHDGGIIGKSVGVIPVGKPSFITTKGLHQDAKQLKIVLGERIIRGNVLPGMSTIEIETSDDVLFTIDVLDI; this is translated from the exons ATGACCGCTAGCTTCGAGTGGCGCCTCATCGATATCCTGCATGATGCTGAGTCCCAACGGCCGAATAATACTGAGTTTGCGTTGATTGTCCTCAACCAGCCTCTCAGGGCCGGCCGGCTATTCGAGTCTTTGTGGAGAAATG CTCAAGTACGAGTTGCAGCCGATGGTGGGGCAAATCGCTTATATGATTTGCTACAATCTACCCAATATCATTTGCAGGATCAAGAT GTGGGCTTGGATGCAATTGTTGGTGACTTGGACTCACTACGCCTACCTGCCAAGCAATACTTTACGAGCTTGGACAAACCTGCAAGAGTGATCTGTGAACCTGACCAAAACTTCTACGATCTGGACAAAGCGCTGTCTTGGGTGCGTTCAAATTATGCTGCCAATATGGATGTTGCTATCCTCGGTGACTTTGGTGGCCGCGTCGATCATGGACTCAGACAGATCCACTATCTGTACGTATTCCAGCCTGGACCTGCCTATGCCGATGGAAGGGTTTTCCTTATCACAAGTCAGAATCTGTCGATCCTTCTAAAACCAGGTCATCATCAGATCTTGGTACAGGAACATGATGGGGGCATTATCGGGAAAAGCGTGGGAGTCATTCCAGTTGGAAAACCCAGCTTTATCACTACGAAGGGACTTCATCAAGATGCCAAGCAACTGAAGATCGTGTTGGGAGAGAGAATAATCCGCGGTAATGTCTTGCCGGGGATGTCGACCATTGAGATTGAGACATCAGATGATGTTCTATTCACCATTGATGTTCTGGACATTTAA
- a CDS encoding beta-glucosidase (CAZy:GH3;~COG:G;~EggNog:ENOG410PHDM;~InterPro:IPR017853,IPR036962,IPR002772,IPR036881, IPR026891,IPR013783,IPR001764;~PFAM:PF14310,PF00933,PF01915;~SECRETED:SignalP(1-19);~go_function: GO:0004553 - hydrolase activity, hydrolyzing O-glycosyl compounds [Evidence IEA];~go_process: GO:0005975 - carbohydrate metabolic process [Evidence IEA]), producing the protein MKTVDAILLTGLLASSASASTCQAPGPYTGTPFSYVQPLNTTILSPYGHSPAVYPSPKTTGNGGWEKAIVKAKDFVSQLTVDEKAWMATGQPGPCVGNVLPIPRLNFSGLCLQNGPQCVQQGDYSSVFVSGVSAAASWDRNLLYDRPYALAKEHKAKGSHVLLGPVGGPLGRSAYGGRAWEGFAADPYLTGVCMEESILGMQDAGVQANAKHFVAYEQEIQRNPTYAPDANATTYIQDSVSSNLDDRTMHEIYMWPFANAARARAASFMCSYNRVNGSHSCQNSYVLNHLLKNELGFQGYVMSDWGATHGGVASVESGMDMTMPGGFTLYGELWTEGSYFGKNLTEAVNNGTVSVDRLDDMIVRIMTPYYWLNQDKNYPSVDASVGPLNVDSPPDTWLYDWKFTGTSNRDVRSNHSSLIREHGAASTVLLKNERNALPLRRNLRNVAIFGNDAGPITQATNVRGNYQYGVLANSGSSGSCRFSTLSTPLNAISSRAEEGGAIVQVWMNNTLVIENGASALLDPQVPDVCLVFVKSWAVEGEDRQSLEFDWNGSAVVESVANYCNNTVVVTHSAGVNVMPFADHPNVTAILAAHYPGEQAGNSIADLLYGDVNPSAKLPYVIAYNESDYNAPLTTGVATNGTYDWQSWFDEELEVGYRYFDAHNIPVRYEFGFGLSYTTFNLTKLVAKANHPSNLTTLPAQRPVQPGDNPALWDTVITLEAQVANTGSVDGFAIPQLYVQFPKTTPSGTPPSQLRGFDKVWLRAGESKTVTFDLMRRDVSYWDVTAQDWRIPTGSFTFKSGFSSRDFRANTTATLVR; encoded by the exons ATGAAGACGGTGGATGCTATCCTCCTCACAGGGCTGCTGGCCTCCTCAGCGAGTGCCAGCACTTGCCAGGCCCCCGGTCCTTATACTGGCACACCTTTCAGCTATGTGCAGCCCCTGAACACCACCATTCTTAGCCCCTACGGCCACTCCCCCGCCGTCTACCCTTCGC CAAAGACGACAGGTAATGGCGGCTGGGAGAAGGCAATTGTTAAAGCCAAGGACTTTGTCTCCCAACTAACAGTAGACGAGAAAGCTTGGATGGCAACCGGCCAGCCTGGTCCCTGTGTGGGCAACGTCCTTCCCATTCCCCGCCTGAACTTTAGTGGACTCTGTCTGCAGAACGGTCCGCAGTGTGTTCAGCAGGGTGATTACTCAAGTGTCTTCGTTAGCGGTGTGTCCGCAGCTGCCAGTTGGGATCGGAACCTGCTCTACGATCGACCCTACGCTCTGGCCAAGGAACACAAGGCCAAGGGCTCTCACGTTCTTTTGGGCCCTGTTGGCGGTCCCCTTGGTCGCAGCGCCTATGGCGGACGTGCGTGGGAAGGCTTTGCCGCTGATCCCTATTTGACCGGAGTTTGCATGGAGGAATCCATCCTGGGAATGCAGGATGCCGGTGTCCAGGCTAACGCAAAGCACTTCGTCGCCTACGAACAAGAGATACAGCGGAACCCTACCTATGCCCCCGACGCCAACGCGACAACCTACATCCAGGATTCGGTCTCCTCCAATCTGGACGACCGCACAATGCACGAGATCTATATGTGGCCGTTTGCCAATGCCGCTCGGGCGCGTGCAGCCAGTTTCATGTGCTCGTACAACCGGGTTAACGGCTCGCACAGTTGCCAAAACTCGTATGTGCTGAACCATCTCCTCAAGAATGAGTTGGGATTCCAGGGCTATGTCATGTCCGACTGGGGTGCCACCCACGGCGGCGTTGCATCCGTCGAGAGCGGAATGGACATGACCATGCCCGGCGGTTTCACGTTGTACGGAGAGCTCTGGACTGAGGGTTCTTATTTTGGCAAGAACTTGACAGAAGCAGTGAACAATGGTACTGTGAGCGTGGATCGACTGGACGACATGATCGTTCGTATCATGACCCCGTACTACTGGCTCAACCAGGACAAGAACTACCCCAGTGTCGACGCTTCCGTGGGCCCGCTGAATGTCGACTCTCCCCCGGATACCTGGCTGTATGATTGGAAGTTCACTGGCACAAGCAACCGCGATGTCCGCAGTAACCACAGCAGCCTAATTCGTGAGCACGGTGCTGCTTCGACGGTGCTGCTGAAGAACGAGAGAAACGCCTTGCCCCTGCGCCGGAACCTGCGCAATGTTGCCATCTTCGGTAATGACGCCGGCCCCATCACCCAGGCCACTAATGTGCGTGGAAACTATCAGTATGGTGTCCTGGCCAACTCAGGATCCTCTGGTTCCTGTCGGTTCAGCACCTTGTCGACACCACTCAATGCCATCAGCTCTCGGGCCGAGGAAGGTGGCGCAATTGTCCAAGTGTGGATGAACAACACATTGGTCATTGAAAACGGGGCGTCCGCGTTGTTGGACCCTCAGGTTCCTGATGTCTGCTTGGTTTTCGTCAAGTCGTGGGCTGTGGAAGGCGAGGATCGCCAATCCCTGGAGTTCGACTGGAATGGCAGTGCCGTGGTTGAGTCTGTCGCCAACTACTGCAACAACACAGTGGTGGTTACACACTCGGCTGGAGTCAATGTCATGCCCTTTGCCGACCATCCCAACGTCACTGCTATCCTCGCTGCTCACTACCCTGGAGAACAGGCCGGCAACTCCATCGCGGATCTGTTGTACGGCGACGTCAACCCGTCAGCCAAGCTGCCCTATGTCATTGCATACAACGAGTCTGACTACAACGCACCGCTGACAACCGGTGTGGCAACCAACGGCACTTACGACTGGCAAAGTTGGTTTGACGAGGAGCTCGAAGTCGGATACCGGTATTTCGATGCCCATAACATTCCCGTCCGCTACGAATTTGGTTTTGGTCTGAGCTACACCACTTTCAACCTGACCAAGCTTGTCGCCAAGGCCAACCATCCCAGCAATCTGACTACTTTGCCGGCACAGCGCCCAGTTCAACCAGGTGATAATCCAGCTCTCTGGGACACTGTTATTACCCTGGAGGCCCAGGTTGCCAACACAGGCTCTGTCGACGGCTTCGCTATCCCGCAATTGTATGTCCAGTTCCCTAAGACCACGCCATCAGGCACGCCTCCGAGCCAGCTCCGCGGCTTCGACAAGGTTTGGCTGCGCGCTGGAGAGAGCAAGACTGTCACCTTCGACTTGATGCGCCGGGATGTTAGTTATTGGGACGTCACTGCACAGGACTGGCGCATTCCCACCGGTAGCTTCACCTTCAAGAGTGGCTTTAGTAGCCGCGACTTCAGAGCAAACACGACTGCCACTTTGGTGAGGTAG